A genomic stretch from Leptospira ellinghausenii includes:
- a CDS encoding SRPBCC family protein, with translation MELKTKVIAEDGKQELMIEREFDLPASLVFKAHTEPELIEQWMGNKVIQFEKRNHGSYVFETKSPEGIVLFRANGVLLNLIENQSFVRTFEMENTGFPIQLEFFTIESISENKSKLTMQIVFQSVEQRDKLLKMPFAQGINMAHNRLQTITKQ, from the coding sequence ATGGAACTCAAAACAAAAGTGATCGCCGAAGACGGCAAACAAGAGTTAATGATTGAACGTGAATTTGATTTACCAGCATCTCTTGTCTTTAAGGCTCATACAGAACCAGAACTCATCGAACAATGGATGGGAAACAAGGTAATCCAATTTGAAAAACGAAATCATGGAAGTTATGTGTTTGAAACAAAATCTCCAGAGGGCATAGTCCTTTTTCGAGCCAATGGTGTATTGTTAAACCTGATTGAAAACCAAAGTTTTGTCCGCACATTTGAAATGGAAAATACAGGATTCCCCATCCAACTCGAATTTTTTACCATCGAATCCATTTCCGAAAACAAATCCAAACTCACAATGCAAATTGTATTTCAATCTGTGGAACAAAGAGACAAACTACTGAAGATGCCATTTGCCCAAGGGATCAATATGGCCCACAACCGATTGCAAACAATCACAAAACAGTGA
- a CDS encoding ArsR/SmtB family transcription factor gives MDLRRDVFQAIADPTRRAILLLVATQSMTAGAIASQFDSKRPTISKHLLILTECDLLQREPIGREMYYHLNPNKMKEIAHFIEPFRKLWDDRFNKLESVMKQYKPKA, from the coding sequence ATGGATTTACGAAGAGATGTGTTTCAGGCAATTGCAGATCCCACAAGGCGGGCCATCCTCCTCCTTGTGGCCACCCAATCCATGACAGCGGGAGCGATTGCTTCCCAATTTGATTCCAAACGACCTACCATTTCCAAACACCTACTCATCTTAACCGAATGTGATCTGTTACAAAGAGAACCCATTGGCCGTGAGATGTACTACCACCTAAACCCAAATAAGATGAAGGAAATTGCCCATTTCATCGAACCTTTCCGTAAACTCTGGGACGACAGGTTTAACAAATTGGAATCCGTGATGAAACAATATAAACCGAAGGCATAA
- the cutA gene encoding divalent-cation tolerance protein CutA has protein sequence MASEEILVFTTIGDRDMAEEQISEMLEQGIIVSGTIFPEVELVYLWEGKITVDTENKILLKAKADKYDAIEAYIMKHHPYIAPEIIRMDVSFGSPAYKAFVADKIKKNS, from the coding sequence ATGGCATCGGAAGAAATTTTAGTATTTACCACAATAGGCGACCGCGACATGGCGGAAGAACAAATCTCTGAAATGTTGGAACAAGGGATCATCGTCTCAGGAACCATTTTCCCTGAAGTCGAACTGGTTTACCTTTGGGAAGGCAAAATCACAGTCGATACCGAAAACAAAATCCTACTCAAGGCAAAAGCTGACAAGTATGATGCGATCGAAGCATATATCATGAAACACCATCCTTACATTGCACCAGAAATCATTCGGATGGATGTGAGTTTTGGTAGCCCCGCCTACAAAGCGTTTGTTGCCGACAAAATCAAAAAGAATTCGTAA
- a CDS encoding LBF_4227 family protein: MDEKHSKQRKKGGLKATFEEFIAKLVSYIEVMVIYLQKNVQFYVQKFVKKTVWVFTALILIFLGLVYTSYGVFLSIQKFLVSGDPILASFGTGFGFLVFAILFLSFVFRK, translated from the coding sequence TTGGACGAAAAACACTCTAAACAACGCAAAAAAGGTGGTTTAAAAGCCACCTTCGAAGAGTTCATCGCCAAACTTGTATCATACATCGAAGTGATGGTGATATATTTACAAAAAAATGTACAGTTTTATGTGCAAAAATTTGTTAAAAAAACGGTTTGGGTATTCACTGCTCTCATTCTCATCTTTCTTGGGCTTGTGTACACTTCGTACGGAGTATTCTTAAGCATTCAAAAGTTTTTAGTAAGTGGGGATCCCATCCTTGCGAGTTTCGGAACTGGGTTTGGATTTTTAGTTTTTGCAATCCTCTTTTTATCTTTTGTCTTCCGTAAATAA
- a CDS encoding DUF883 family protein, producing MEEVKKEKSLIDEIKLYEKKAKEIEQRAKEKYMEQVSDIKQKLGKASEEASIRAKEVIDNVGSYVKENPQKAAVIGFGVGLGLGLALGWFFKKK from the coding sequence ATGGAAGAAGTGAAAAAAGAAAAGTCCCTCATCGACGAAATTAAGTTGTATGAGAAAAAAGCCAAGGAAATTGAACAAAGAGCCAAGGAGAAGTATATGGAACAAGTAAGTGACATCAAACAAAAGTTAGGAAAAGCAAGCGAAGAAGCATCCATTCGTGCCAAAGAAGTGATCGATAATGTGGGTTCCTATGTAAAAGAAAATCCACAAAAAGCAGCTGTGATTGGTTTTGGAGTTGGACTTGGTCTTGGCCTTGCCCTTGGTTGGTTTTTTAAGAAGAAATAA
- a CDS encoding response regulator transcription factor → MKNILVIEDDPDIGNLIRKSLDSAHYTTSVFENGEDGLKFYKSNHPDLVILDLSLPDIDGMEICRSIRKSDESTPIFILSARTEEIDRIMGLELGADDYITKPFSVRELKTRVDVFFRRWDKKIGIKPNVGQAGEIIRGALKIDSIRRRVTLNENIINISRKEFDILQLLAGSPGKVFSREMILESVWGVEWDGFERMIDSHIKRIRSKLEKNSAQPEWIETIWGIGYRFTDNFENIVVPD, encoded by the coding sequence ATGAAAAATATTTTGGTAATTGAGGACGATCCGGACATCGGGAACCTAATCCGGAAATCTCTCGATTCTGCTCATTACACCACCTCCGTTTTTGAAAATGGCGAAGATGGATTGAAATTTTATAAATCCAATCATCCTGATTTAGTGATTCTTGACCTTTCACTTCCAGACATTGATGGTATGGAAATTTGCCGTAGCATTCGGAAATCAGACGAAAGTACTCCAATTTTTATCCTTTCTGCAAGAACGGAAGAAATTGATCGAATCATGGGACTCGAGTTAGGTGCTGATGATTACATCACAAAACCATTTTCCGTTCGGGAACTCAAAACTCGTGTAGACGTTTTTTTTCGTCGTTGGGATAAAAAAATTGGGATCAAACCAAATGTGGGCCAAGCGGGTGAGATCATTCGTGGTGCCTTAAAAATTGATTCCATTCGTCGTCGTGTTACGTTAAACGAAAACATCATCAACATCTCACGGAAAGAATTCGACATTTTACAACTACTCGCTGGTTCACCAGGAAAAGTTTTTTCTCGTGAAATGATTTTGGAATCCGTTTGGGGAGTGGAATGGGATGGTTTTGAAAGGATGATTGATAGCCATATCAAACGCATTCGTTCCAAACTGGAAAAAAATTCCGCGCAACCAGAATGGATTGAAACCATTTGGGGAATTGGATATCGTTTCACTGACAATTTTGAAAACATAGTTGTACCAGACTAA
- a CDS encoding DUF4279 domain-containing protein, which produces MESGTQRELKSWAMFAITGTRLRPLEVTEKLGLTPDYYHGGDVKDIENMTIPSHWQLNSKLGPEFAAQDHIWDILKTLGPVRKELKEFTENFTSTIYVSVEFASEFTKGVTLDRRTMLLLGEMGVELEIIPWELGGTP; this is translated from the coding sequence ATGGAATCGGGAACACAAAGAGAACTAAAATCGTGGGCAATGTTTGCCATCACAGGAACAAGGCTACGTCCCTTGGAAGTGACGGAAAAATTAGGCCTAACTCCCGACTATTACCATGGTGGGGATGTAAAAGACATCGAAAATATGACAATTCCGAGTCATTGGCAGCTCAATTCTAAGTTAGGACCTGAATTCGCTGCCCAAGATCATATTTGGGACATCCTCAAAACTCTTGGACCCGTTCGCAAAGAACTGAAAGAGTTCACAGAAAATTTTACTTCTACGATTTACGTCTCGGTTGAGTTTGCGTCTGAGTTTACCAAAGGAGTCACTCTCGACAGAAGGACGATGCTTTTGTTAGGTGAAATGGGTGTCGAATTGGAAATTATCCCCTGGGAACTCGGTGGGACTCCCTGA
- a CDS encoding amino acid--tRNA ligase-related protein, whose protein sequence is MHVLPKETLIFRSKVLQTVREILTRNEFLEVDTPSLKPIVGMEPYLDPFEVHSPSGKEKGYLITSPEYSLKQMMATGLTRIFELAHTYRSGEVGSSYHTKEFLMLELYAEGMDDEVLLHFIEKFLRELIFTVGIPKLHNQLSKPGFIRRFTVQSVFLIHLGHGFERENLIPTIMKQKLTSASFEELQTWQYEDLFFLVFLNCIEPKLGEGIVFLYDYPPECAALARIEKGVAKRFEIYWDGLELANAFYELNDPKEQRKRFADEQALRAKLGKEVFPMDEDFLEALGNGFPNCSGISIGMDRLILKLLGKSGLAEVSPYWMEL, encoded by the coding sequence TTGCACGTTCTACCAAAAGAGACACTCATTTTTCGTTCCAAAGTTTTACAAACCGTACGAGAGATTTTGACACGAAACGAATTTTTGGAAGTGGATACTCCCTCTCTGAAACCCATCGTCGGTATGGAACCGTACTTGGATCCCTTCGAAGTGCACTCTCCCTCTGGAAAAGAAAAGGGTTATCTCATCACTTCTCCCGAGTACAGCTTAAAACAAATGATGGCAACGGGCCTCACTCGTATCTTTGAGTTGGCCCATACCTACAGGTCAGGCGAAGTGGGAAGTTCGTACCATACAAAAGAGTTTCTCATGTTAGAACTTTATGCAGAAGGAATGGATGATGAAGTGCTTCTACACTTTATCGAAAAATTTTTACGGGAACTGATCTTTACAGTTGGGATACCAAAACTTCACAACCAATTGTCCAAACCAGGATTTATCCGACGTTTTACAGTACAGTCAGTGTTTCTCATCCACCTTGGGCATGGATTTGAAAGAGAAAATTTGATCCCAACCATCATGAAACAAAAGTTAACCTCTGCATCCTTTGAGGAATTACAAACTTGGCAATATGAAGATTTGTTCTTTTTGGTGTTCTTAAATTGTATCGAACCGAAACTAGGGGAAGGGATTGTTTTTTTGTATGATTACCCTCCGGAATGTGCCGCTCTTGCTAGAATTGAGAAGGGAGTTGCCAAACGATTTGAAATTTATTGGGACGGATTGGAACTTGCCAATGCCTTTTATGAATTGAATGACCCAAAAGAACAACGAAAACGATTTGCAGACGAACAAGCATTACGTGCAAAACTCGGGAAAGAAGTATTTCCAATGGATGAGGATTTTTTAGAGGCTCTCGGAAATGGATTTCCTAATTGTTCGGGAATTTCCATTGGGATGGATAGACTGATTTTAAAACTTTTGGGGAAAAGCGGACTCGCGGAAGTGAGCCCGTATTGGATGGAATTGTAA